From Candidatus Limnocylindria bacterium, the proteins below share one genomic window:
- the gcvPB gene encoding aminomethyl-transferring glycine dehydrogenase subunit GcvPB, with protein sequence MPALEPLLFELARPGRNGRHVRTSETAEIPDQFKRKAPLRLPELTEPQVVRHYTHLAQLNYSVDTGMYPLGSCTMKYNPKVNDRVAGLFADVHPRQSYRTTQGVLALAYELEQMLMKITGMDFVSLQPQAGAQSEFTALLVFKAYHAKRGEAKQRRRIIVPDSAHGTNPASAAMCGYEVTTVKSDARGNVDLDALKSALGPDVAGFMLTNPNTLGLFEERVREVCDAVHAAGALVYGDGANMNALLGVARPGDLGFDCVHINVHKTFSTPHGAGGPGAGPLCVKAHLRPFLPKPWIERDADGTYHYDTAREDRVPAGQGDSIGTIKQRLGNFGVLARAYTYMKTLGEEGLVETGRDAILSANYLLALLRPAYDVAYERPPMHEFVISAAKQKKQGASALDISKALLDEGFHSPTVYFPLIVPEAMMIEPTETEPTETLDAFAAAMLRIAERVKTDPAAVRDAPRNTPLRRLDEVGAARKPVLRYRGT encoded by the coding sequence GTGCCGGCGCTAGAGCCGCTGCTCTTCGAGCTCGCGCGACCCGGACGGAACGGCCGCCACGTGAGGACGAGTGAGACCGCCGAGATCCCCGACCAGTTCAAACGAAAGGCGCCCCTTCGTCTCCCCGAGCTCACGGAGCCGCAGGTCGTGCGCCACTACACACATCTCGCGCAACTGAACTATTCGGTCGATACCGGGATGTATCCCCTTGGCTCGTGCACGATGAAGTACAACCCGAAGGTGAACGACCGCGTGGCCGGACTTTTCGCCGACGTTCATCCGCGGCAGTCGTACCGCACGACGCAAGGCGTCCTCGCGCTCGCGTATGAGCTCGAGCAGATGCTGATGAAGATCACCGGGATGGACTTCGTGTCGCTGCAGCCGCAGGCCGGCGCGCAGTCCGAGTTCACCGCGCTTCTCGTGTTCAAGGCGTATCACGCGAAGCGCGGCGAGGCCAAGCAGCGCCGGCGGATCATCGTCCCGGATTCGGCGCATGGCACGAACCCCGCGTCCGCGGCGATGTGCGGCTATGAAGTCACGACGGTGAAGAGCGACGCGCGCGGGAACGTCGACCTCGATGCCCTCAAGAGCGCGCTCGGCCCGGATGTCGCGGGATTCATGCTGACGAACCCGAACACGCTCGGTCTATTCGAGGAGCGCGTGCGCGAAGTGTGCGACGCGGTCCACGCCGCGGGTGCGCTCGTGTACGGCGACGGCGCGAACATGAACGCCCTCCTCGGCGTGGCACGCCCGGGTGATCTCGGCTTCGACTGCGTTCACATCAACGTCCACAAGACGTTCTCGACGCCACACGGGGCTGGCGGTCCCGGCGCGGGTCCACTTTGTGTGAAGGCGCACCTGCGTCCGTTCCTGCCGAAGCCGTGGATCGAGCGCGACGCTGACGGCACCTATCACTACGACACCGCGCGTGAGGACCGCGTGCCCGCGGGCCAGGGTGACTCGATCGGGACGATCAAACAGCGCCTCGGGAACTTCGGCGTATTGGCGCGCGCCTATACCTATATGAAGACGCTCGGAGAGGAGGGCCTGGTGGAGACGGGACGTGACGCGATCCTTTCCGCCAACTACCTCCTCGCGCTGCTCCGACCCGCGTACGACGTCGCATACGAGCGGCCGCCGATGCACGAGTTCGTCATCAGTGCGGCGAAGCAGAAGAAACAGGGCGCGTCGGCACTCGACATCTCGAAGGCGCTGCTCGACGAGGGGTTCCATTCGCCGACGGTGTACTTCCCGCTCATCGTCCCCGAGGCGATGATGATCGAGCCCACCGAGACCGAGCCGACGGAGACGCTCGATGCGTTCGCCGCCGCGATGCTCCGCATCGCCGAACGCGTGAAGACGGATCCGGCCGCGGTGCGCGACGCGCCGCGGAACACGCCGCTCCGCCGCCTCGACGAGGTCGGCGCCGCGCGTAAGCCGGTCTTGAGGTATCGGGGAACATGA